A genomic segment from Janibacter sp. DB-40 encodes:
- the coaBC gene encoding bifunctional phosphopantothenoylcysteine decarboxylase/phosphopantothenate--cysteine ligase CoaBC has protein sequence MRIVLGVGGGIAAYKAALLLRLFSEDGHEVTVVPTEAALRFVGAPTWEALSGRSVQTDVWSNITDVPHVRIGQEADLVVVAPTTADLLAKATHGLAGDLLTNVLLTARCPVVLAPAMHTEMWEHAATRANVATLRQRGVTVIDPDSGRLTGADTGPGRLPEPEDIRAAAMAAVAGAPSRAHAQEGDLVGRSVLVSTGGTREPLDPVRYLGNRSSGKQGLAVAEAAAARGARVTLVAANLELPVAPGIDVVPVQTALELQAEMAARAADHDVVVMVAAVADFRPADYARAKIKKSHDPADPDAAPTIELVRNPDILAGLVSGRGDATTPLLVGFAAETGDATGSVLAHGRDKLARKGCDLLVVNEVGEGVTFGADDTTVHVLTRGSDETVDIGPASKRLVSDGIWDVVAGSLRPRRQRVLD, from the coding sequence GTGCGCATCGTCCTCGGCGTGGGTGGCGGCATCGCGGCCTACAAGGCGGCACTCCTGCTGCGCCTCTTCAGCGAGGACGGCCACGAGGTGACCGTCGTGCCCACCGAGGCGGCGCTGCGCTTCGTCGGCGCGCCGACCTGGGAGGCGCTCTCGGGCCGGTCGGTCCAGACCGACGTCTGGAGCAACATCACCGACGTGCCCCACGTGCGCATCGGGCAGGAGGCCGATCTCGTCGTCGTCGCGCCGACGACCGCGGACCTGCTGGCCAAGGCGACCCACGGCCTGGCCGGTGACCTCCTGACCAACGTCCTGCTCACCGCTCGCTGCCCCGTCGTCCTGGCTCCCGCCATGCACACCGAGATGTGGGAGCACGCCGCCACGCGCGCCAACGTCGCGACCCTGCGCCAGCGCGGGGTCACCGTGATCGATCCGGACTCGGGACGGTTGACCGGTGCCGACACCGGCCCCGGACGCCTCCCCGAGCCCGAGGACATCCGTGCCGCGGCGATGGCCGCGGTTGCGGGTGCGCCCAGCCGCGCACACGCGCAGGAGGGCGACCTCGTCGGCCGCTCGGTGCTCGTGAGCACCGGCGGGACCCGCGAGCCGCTCGATCCCGTGCGGTACCTGGGCAACCGCTCCTCCGGCAAGCAGGGCCTTGCCGTGGCCGAGGCCGCGGCCGCACGCGGCGCCCGGGTGACGCTCGTGGCGGCCAACCTCGAGCTGCCGGTGGCGCCGGGCATCGACGTCGTCCCCGTGCAGACCGCGTTGGAGCTGCAGGCGGAGATGGCTGCGCGGGCCGCCGACCACGACGTCGTCGTCATGGTCGCCGCCGTCGCCGACTTCCGCCCGGCCGACTACGCCCGGGCCAAGATCAAGAAGTCCCACGACCCCGCCGACCCGGATGCCGCGCCCACCATCGAGCTCGTGCGCAACCCGGACATCCTCGCGGGCCTGGTCTCGGGGCGCGGCGACGCGACCACACCCCTGCTCGTGGGCTTCGCCGCGGAGACGGGCGACGCGACCGGCTCGGTGCTCGCGCACGGCAGGGACAAGCTCGCCCGCAAGGGCTGCGACCTGCTCGTCGTCAACGAGGTGGGCGAGGGCGTGACCTTCGGCGCCGACGACACCACGGTCCACGTCCTCACCCGGGGCAGCGACGAGACGGTCGACATCGGCCCCGCGAGCAAGCGCCTCGTCTCCGACGGCATCTGGGACGTCGTCGCGGGCTCCCTCCGTCCCCGACGGCAGCGGGTCCTAGACTGA
- the rpoZ gene encoding DNA-directed RNA polymerase subunit omega, protein MSGTKANPIGITNPPIDDLLERADSKYALVIYGAKRARQINAYYSQLQEGLLEYIGPLVDAQVHEKPLSIALREIDEGLLTKEASKPAEASVESIVDIPATDEA, encoded by the coding sequence GTGTCCGGTACCAAGGCAAACCCCATCGGCATCACCAACCCGCCGATCGACGACCTCCTCGAGCGGGCGGACAGCAAGTACGCCCTCGTGATCTACGGGGCCAAGCGGGCCCGCCAGATCAACGCCTACTACTCGCAGCTGCAGGAGGGCCTGCTCGAGTACATTGGGCCGCTGGTGGACGCTCAGGTCCACGAGAAGCCGCTGTCGATCGCGCTGCGCGAGATCGACGAGGGGCTGCTGACCAAGGAGGCGAGCAAGCCCGCCGAGGCGTCGGTCGAGTCGATCGTGGACATCCCGGCCACCGACGAGGCCTGA
- the gmk gene encoding guanylate kinase, with the protein MTARLTVLAGPTAVGKGTVAAWIREHHPEVWLSVSATTRPPRPGEVDGVHYHFISGEDFATKVGEGDMLEWAVVHGRASYGTPRGPVEQALAEGKLPLLEIDLQGARQVRASMPQARFVFLAPPSWEELVGRLEGRGTETAEERAVRLDTAKVEMAAQHEFDHVVVNDDIRRAAEELVSLMRSP; encoded by the coding sequence GTGACCGCGCGTCTGACCGTCCTCGCGGGCCCGACCGCCGTGGGCAAGGGCACCGTAGCCGCCTGGATCCGGGAGCACCACCCCGAGGTGTGGCTCTCGGTCTCGGCGACCACGCGACCGCCGCGCCCCGGCGAGGTCGACGGGGTGCACTACCACTTCATCTCCGGTGAGGACTTCGCCACCAAGGTCGGCGAGGGCGACATGCTCGAGTGGGCCGTCGTCCACGGGCGGGCCTCCTACGGCACGCCGCGGGGTCCCGTGGAGCAGGCGCTGGCCGAGGGCAAGCTCCCGCTGCTCGAGATCGACCTCCAGGGAGCCCGGCAGGTGCGTGCCTCGATGCCGCAGGCCCGGTTCGTCTTCCTCGCGCCCCCGTCGTGGGAGGAGCTCGTCGGCCGGCTCGAGGGCCGCGGCACCGAGACGGCCGAGGAGAGGGCCGTCCGACTCGACACCGCGAAGGTCGAGATGGCGGCCCAGCACGAGTTCGACCACGTGGTCGTCAACGACGACATTCGTCGTGCCGCCGAGGAACTCGTATCATTGATGAGATCCCCCTGA
- the mihF gene encoding integration host factor, actinobacterial type, producing the protein MVTAPLSVDPGVPVPVPTLSPQQRAHALARATSARQERAVVKRRLKQGSVTIGDVLARRAHDPAIAKLRVLELLESMPGIGDARAGRIMDQLRIARSRRVRGLGPHQARALVEWFERS; encoded by the coding sequence ATGGTGACCGCACCCCTGTCGGTCGACCCCGGAGTTCCCGTGCCCGTCCCCACGTTGAGCCCGCAGCAGCGCGCCCACGCCCTGGCCAGGGCGACGAGCGCACGTCAGGAGCGAGCCGTCGTCAAGCGTCGGCTCAAGCAGGGGAGCGTGACCATCGGTGACGTCCTCGCCCGTCGTGCGCACGACCCGGCGATCGCCAAGCTCAGGGTCCTCGAGCTCCTCGAGTCGATGCCGGGCATCGGGGACGCCAGGGCGGGCCGGATCATGGATCAGCTCCGCATCGCCCGGTCGCGGCGGGTCCGCGGCCTCGGTCCGCACCAGGCGCGGGCCCTCGTCGAGTGGTTCGAGCGCTCGTGA
- the pyrF gene encoding orotidine-5'-phosphate decarboxylase, whose amino-acid sequence MTTDTTPFGVRLQAAMAEHGPLCAGIDPHRGLLESWGLTYDLAGLERFTMTCVEAFGGAVAAVKPQSAFFEVFGAKGVAVLERALAELRSAGTLTVLDVKRGDIGTTVDAYGEAFLGTDAPAAADAITLSPYLGYGSLRPAIDRAHATGRGAFVLALTSNPEGADVQHARLPDGRSVAGAVAEGAARDNADDRAAGRLGSIGLVVGATVGSAVADLQVDLPAMAGPVLAPGLGAQGATAEDVRSVFAGALPQVLASSSRDVLRAGPDVASLRGRARAVAGEVARITGV is encoded by the coding sequence ATGACCACCGACACCACCCCCTTCGGCGTCCGCCTGCAGGCCGCGATGGCCGAGCACGGTCCGCTCTGTGCGGGGATCGACCCGCACCGCGGACTCCTCGAGTCCTGGGGGCTGACCTACGACCTCGCCGGCCTGGAGCGGTTCACGATGACCTGCGTGGAGGCCTTCGGCGGCGCGGTCGCCGCCGTCAAGCCCCAGTCGGCCTTCTTCGAGGTCTTCGGGGCGAAGGGGGTCGCGGTCCTCGAGCGCGCGCTCGCCGAGCTGCGCTCGGCCGGTACCCTCACCGTCCTCGACGTCAAGCGCGGCGACATCGGCACCACCGTCGACGCCTACGGCGAGGCCTTCCTCGGCACGGACGCGCCGGCCGCTGCGGACGCGATCACCCTGAGCCCGTACCTCGGCTACGGCTCCCTGCGCCCCGCGATCGACCGCGCGCACGCCACGGGCCGCGGGGCCTTCGTCCTCGCCCTGACGTCCAACCCCGAGGGTGCCGACGTCCAGCACGCCCGCCTCCCCGACGGACGATCGGTCGCGGGAGCCGTCGCCGAGGGCGCGGCACGCGACAACGCCGACGACCGCGCCGCGGGCCGGCTCGGGAGCATCGGTCTCGTCGTCGGGGCCACCGTCGGCTCCGCCGTGGCCGACCTGCAGGTCGACCTGCCGGCCATGGCCGGACCGGTCCTCGCCCCCGGGCTCGGCGCCCAGGGGGCGACCGCCGAGGACGTGCGCTCGGTCTTCGCCGGGGCGCTGCCCCAGGTGCTCGCGAGCAGCAGCAGGGACGTCCTGCGGGCGGGACCCGACGTGGCCTCCCTGCGCGGGCGTGCCCGCGCCGTTGCCGGCGAGGTCGCCCGCATCACCGGGGTCTGA
- a CDS encoding dihydroorotate dehydrogenase, with product MGAPTTTGPVDMSVDLAGVRLPGPMMTASGCAANGREMHRFIDITQLGAFVTKSVKLDPVSGRGTPRMAETPSGMLNSIGLQGPGVTAFVEKDLAWLHSIGARVVVSIAGGTASEFARVARAVVRSRYASAVAAIEVNISCPNVANRGLVFACDPGGAHKVLTLVREEVPRGLPMLAKLSPDVTDIVEIADVVLRAGAHGLTMINTTLGVAIDTDRLRPHLAAATGGLSGPAIRPTAVRAIWQVAGAMREGRIRTAPIVGAGGVRHGRDALELVAAGASAVQVGTAAFNDPTAPHRVGVELEQLVAEHGFDRLADVVGIAHERFTA from the coding sequence ATGGGGGCGCCGACCACCACGGGTCCCGTCGACATGTCGGTCGACCTCGCGGGCGTGCGCCTGCCGGGCCCGATGATGACCGCGAGCGGGTGCGCCGCCAACGGTCGCGAGATGCACCGCTTCATCGACATCACCCAGCTGGGTGCCTTCGTGACGAAGTCGGTCAAGCTCGACCCCGTCTCCGGGCGGGGCACCCCCCGCATGGCCGAGACCCCCTCGGGCATGCTCAACTCGATCGGCCTCCAGGGTCCGGGCGTGACCGCCTTCGTCGAGAAGGACCTCGCCTGGTTGCACTCCATCGGGGCCAGGGTCGTCGTGTCCATCGCGGGCGGCACCGCCTCGGAGTTCGCCCGGGTCGCCCGGGCGGTCGTGCGCAGCCGGTACGCGAGCGCCGTCGCGGCGATCGAGGTCAACATCTCCTGCCCCAACGTCGCCAACCGCGGCCTGGTCTTCGCCTGCGACCCGGGCGGTGCCCACAAGGTGCTCACGCTCGTGCGCGAGGAGGTCCCGCGCGGTCTGCCGATGCTGGCAAAGCTCAGCCCCGACGTCACGGACATCGTGGAGATCGCCGATGTCGTCCTCCGGGCCGGCGCCCACGGCCTGACGATGATCAACACCACGCTCGGTGTGGCCATCGACACCGACCGGCTGCGCCCGCACCTCGCGGCGGCGACCGGTGGTCTGTCCGGTCCGGCGATCCGCCCGACGGCCGTGCGGGCCATCTGGCAGGTGGCCGGTGCCATGCGGGAGGGCCGGATCAGGACGGCGCCCATCGTCGGCGCCGGGGGAGTGCGTCACGGCAGGGACGCGCTGGAGCTCGTCGCGGCCGGCGCCAGCGCCGTCCAGGTCGGGACCGCCGCCTTCAACGACCCAACCGCACCCCACCGCGTCGGTGTCGAGCTGGAGCAGCTCGTCGCCGAGCACGGCTTCGACCGTCTCGCCGACGTCGTCGGCATCGCCCACGAGAGGTTCACCGCGTGA
- a CDS encoding dihydroorotate dehydrogenase electron transfer subunit codes for MTRTIAAREGAGVVQVEAEVLGNVAAGAYRHLTLVTPGLAELARPGQFVALSVGDGTSSMLLRRSFSIHRVSPAGTYGGTTEIVVAAHGAGTRALTALEPGESVGVIGPLGRGFPLPSQPVPCVLVGGGYGSAPLFWLAEQLRERGCPVEMVLGAASADRLFGVVGARRVADGVTVTTDDGSAGVRGWVSDVVPDLVTRTGAGVVYGCGPMGMLRSLSAIADEHGIVAQVAVEEAMACGVGICMTCVMPVRGEDGTTTMVRSCLDGPVLRGDRVRWEAFEDGYCRVPEDAVGAPKAVR; via the coding sequence GTGACGCGCACCATCGCCGCCCGCGAGGGCGCCGGGGTGGTCCAGGTCGAGGCCGAGGTCCTCGGCAACGTCGCCGCCGGCGCGTACCGGCACCTCACGCTCGTCACCCCCGGCCTGGCCGAGCTGGCCCGCCCGGGGCAGTTCGTCGCCCTGTCCGTGGGGGACGGGACGAGCTCGATGCTGCTGCGTCGCAGCTTCTCCATCCACCGGGTCTCCCCGGCCGGGACCTACGGCGGCACGACCGAGATCGTCGTCGCGGCGCACGGTGCCGGCACCCGCGCCCTCACCGCGCTGGAGCCGGGGGAGAGCGTCGGGGTCATCGGCCCGCTCGGACGGGGGTTCCCGCTGCCGTCGCAGCCCGTCCCCTGCGTCCTCGTCGGCGGCGGGTACGGCTCGGCGCCGCTCTTCTGGCTCGCGGAGCAGCTGCGCGAGCGCGGATGCCCGGTCGAGATGGTCCTCGGCGCCGCGTCCGCGGACCGCCTCTTCGGTGTCGTGGGGGCGCGGCGGGTCGCTGACGGGGTCACCGTGACCACCGACGACGGCTCCGCCGGGGTCCGGGGATGGGTCTCGGACGTCGTGCCGGACCTGGTCACCCGCACGGGCGCGGGGGTCGTCTACGGCTGCGGGCCGATGGGGATGCTGCGCTCCCTCAGCGCCATAGCCGACGAGCACGGCATCGTCGCGCAGGTCGCCGTCGAGGAGGCCATGGCCTGCGGCGTCGGGATCTGCATGACGTGCGTGATGCCGGTCCGCGGCGAGGACGGCACCACCACGATGGTGCGCAGCTGCCTCGACGGCCCCGTCCTGCGCGGTGACCGGGTGCGGTGGGAGGCCTTCGAGGACGGGTACTGCCGCGTCCCCGAGGACGCCGTCGGCGCCCCGAAGGCGGTGCGCTGA
- the carB gene encoding carbamoyl-phosphate synthase large subunit has translation MPKRDDIQSVLVIGSGPIVIGQACEFDYSGTQACRVLREEGIRVVLVNSNPATIMTDPEFADATYIEPITPEVVEKIIARERPDAVLATLGGQTALNTAIALHDAGVLAKYDCPLIGASVEAIQLGEDRQRFKGVVERCGAESARSIICNADDAPAGSTPGEEVRYALDKTLAAAEELGYPVVVRPSFTMGGLGSGFAYDEEDLRRMAGAGLQASPTTEVLLEESILGWKEYELEVMRDNVDNVVVVCSIENLDPMGVHTGDSITVAPALTLTDREYQRMRDVGIAVIREVGVETGGCNIQFAVNPADGRMIVIEMNPRVSRSSALASKATGFPIAKIAAKMAIGYTLDEVPNDITRETPASFEPALDYVVVKVPRFAFEKFPAADPTLTTTMKSVGEAMAIGRNFTEALQKALRSVERTGSAFHWDGEEPTIEEARALLEQSRVPTDGRIVQVQQAMRARIPVEEVHEATKIDPWFLDQMALINDLAQQIHDAEELDPQQLALAKRHGFSDAQIARLRRMDESVVRGVRHALGVRPVYKTVDTCAAEFAALTPYHYSSYDEESEVAPRERPAVIILGSGPNRIGQGVEFDYSCVHASFALQDAGYDTVMVNCNPETVSTDYDTSSRLYFEPLTLEDVLEVIHVESKAGPVAGVIVQLGGQTPLGLAKDLKAAGVPIVGTSPEAIDLAEDRGHFGRVLHEAGLNAPKHGTAFSAEEAVEIAREIGYPVLVRPSYVLGGRGMEIVYDDTTLSEYVTRAAVASPEYPILVDRFLDDAIEIDVDALYDGTEMYLGGIMEHIEEAGIHSGDSSCTLPPATLGASELQRVREATLALAEGIGVRGLMNVQFALAQDVLYVLEANPRASRTVPFVAKATGVPIAKAAARVMLGASIEELRAEGMLPHELDGGSMPAHAPMSVKEAVLPFKRFRTAEGEVVDSLLGPEMRSTGEVMGIDADFGAAFAKSQLGTLSTGLPTSGTVFVSVANRDKRAMIFPIKVLSDLGFRILATQGTADVLRRNAIECEVATKHSERAEGEVSVVDRILAGEVDVVFNTPSGQHARADGYAIRAATTAMDKPIVTTVQQLGAAVQAIESRINGELDVKALQEHARDLDLYGAHR, from the coding sequence ATGCCCAAGCGTGACGACATCCAGTCCGTCCTCGTCATCGGCTCCGGCCCGATCGTCATCGGCCAGGCCTGCGAGTTCGACTACTCCGGCACCCAGGCGTGCCGCGTCCTGCGGGAGGAGGGGATCCGGGTCGTCCTGGTCAACTCCAACCCCGCGACGATCATGACCGACCCCGAGTTCGCGGACGCCACCTACATCGAGCCGATCACCCCCGAGGTGGTCGAGAAGATCATCGCCCGCGAGCGCCCCGACGCCGTGCTGGCCACCCTCGGCGGGCAGACCGCGCTCAACACCGCGATCGCCCTGCACGACGCGGGTGTGCTCGCGAAGTACGACTGCCCGCTCATCGGTGCCAGCGTCGAGGCGATCCAGCTTGGCGAGGACCGCCAGCGGTTCAAGGGCGTCGTCGAGCGCTGCGGGGCCGAGTCGGCCCGCTCGATCATCTGCAACGCCGACGACGCGCCCGCCGGCTCGACGCCCGGTGAGGAGGTCCGGTACGCGCTGGACAAGACCCTCGCGGCCGCCGAGGAGCTCGGCTACCCGGTCGTCGTGCGCCCCTCCTTCACCATGGGCGGCCTCGGTTCCGGCTTCGCCTACGACGAGGAGGACCTGCGGCGCATGGCCGGGGCCGGCCTGCAGGCCAGCCCGACCACCGAGGTGCTCCTCGAGGAGTCGATTCTCGGCTGGAAGGAGTACGAGCTGGAGGTGATGAGGGACAACGTCGACAACGTCGTCGTGGTGTGCTCGATCGAGAACCTCGACCCCATGGGCGTGCACACCGGTGACTCGATCACCGTGGCGCCGGCGTTGACCCTCACCGACCGCGAGTACCAGCGCATGCGTGACGTCGGCATCGCCGTCATCCGCGAGGTCGGTGTCGAGACCGGCGGGTGCAACATCCAGTTCGCGGTCAACCCGGCCGACGGGCGGATGATCGTCATCGAGATGAACCCCCGCGTCTCCCGCTCCTCCGCTCTGGCGTCCAAGGCCACGGGATTCCCGATCGCGAAGATCGCGGCGAAGATGGCGATCGGCTACACCCTCGACGAGGTCCCCAACGACATCACCCGGGAGACACCGGCGAGCTTCGAGCCGGCCCTGGACTACGTCGTCGTCAAGGTCCCGCGATTCGCCTTCGAGAAGTTCCCCGCGGCGGACCCGACACTCACGACGACGATGAAGTCGGTCGGCGAGGCGATGGCCATCGGCCGCAACTTCACCGAGGCGCTGCAGAAGGCGCTGCGTTCCGTCGAGCGCACCGGATCGGCGTTCCACTGGGACGGCGAGGAGCCGACCATCGAGGAGGCGCGCGCACTGCTCGAGCAGTCGAGGGTCCCCACCGACGGCCGGATCGTCCAGGTCCAGCAGGCCATGCGCGCCCGCATCCCGGTCGAGGAGGTGCACGAGGCGACGAAGATCGACCCGTGGTTCCTGGACCAGATGGCGCTGATCAACGACCTGGCCCAGCAGATCCACGACGCAGAGGAGCTGGACCCGCAGCAGCTGGCCCTGGCCAAGCGCCACGGCTTCTCCGACGCCCAGATTGCGCGGTTGCGCCGGATGGACGAGTCGGTCGTGCGTGGGGTGCGGCACGCACTCGGGGTGCGCCCGGTCTACAAGACCGTCGACACCTGTGCCGCCGAGTTCGCCGCACTCACGCCCTACCACTACAGCTCCTACGACGAGGAGAGCGAGGTCGCGCCGCGCGAGCGGCCGGCGGTGATCATCCTCGGTTCCGGGCCGAACCGGATCGGCCAGGGCGTCGAGTTCGACTACTCCTGCGTCCACGCGAGCTTCGCGCTGCAGGACGCGGGCTACGACACGGTCATGGTCAACTGCAACCCGGAGACGGTCTCGACCGACTACGACACGAGCAGCCGCCTGTACTTCGAGCCGCTGACGCTCGAGGACGTCCTCGAGGTCATCCACGTCGAGAGCAAGGCCGGACCCGTCGCCGGGGTCATCGTCCAGCTCGGGGGTCAGACGCCGCTGGGTCTGGCGAAGGACCTCAAGGCGGCCGGGGTGCCGATCGTCGGGACCTCCCCTGAGGCCATCGACCTCGCCGAGGACCGCGGTCACTTCGGCCGGGTCCTCCACGAGGCCGGCCTGAACGCACCCAAGCACGGGACGGCCTTCAGCGCCGAGGAGGCCGTGGAGATCGCCCGGGAGATCGGGTACCCCGTCCTCGTGCGCCCCTCCTACGTCCTCGGTGGCCGCGGGATGGAGATCGTCTACGACGACACGACGCTCAGCGAGTACGTCACCCGCGCGGCCGTCGCCTCGCCGGAGTACCCGATCCTCGTCGACCGGTTCCTCGACGACGCGATCGAGATCGACGTCGACGCGCTCTACGACGGCACCGAGATGTACCTCGGCGGGATCATGGAGCACATCGAGGAGGCCGGGATCCACTCCGGTGACTCCAGCTGCACCCTGCCGCCCGCGACGCTCGGCGCGAGCGAGCTGCAGCGCGTGCGCGAGGCGACGCTCGCGCTCGCCGAGGGCATCGGGGTCCGTGGGCTGATGAACGTGCAGTTCGCCCTCGCCCAGGACGTCCTCTACGTCCTCGAGGCCAACCCCCGGGCCTCGCGCACCGTCCCCTTCGTCGCGAAGGCGACGGGGGTGCCGATCGCCAAGGCTGCGGCACGGGTCATGCTCGGGGCGAGCATCGAGGAGCTGCGGGCGGAGGGCATGCTGCCGCACGAGCTGGACGGAGGGTCCATGCCGGCCCACGCGCCGATGTCGGTCAAGGAGGCGGTGCTGCCGTTCAAGCGCTTCCGCACCGCGGAGGGCGAGGTCGTCGACTCCCTCCTCGGCCCGGAGATGCGCTCGACCGGTGAGGTCATGGGGATCGACGCCGACTTCGGTGCCGCCTTCGCCAAGAGCCAGCTGGGGACGCTCTCGACCGGACTGCCGACCTCGGGGACGGTCTTCGTCTCCGTCGCCAATCGCGACAAGCGGGCGATGATCTTCCCGATCAAGGTCCTCAGCGACCTCGGCTTCCGCATCCTCGCCACGCAGGGAACCGCGGATGTCCTGCGGCGCAACGCGATCGAGTGCGAGGTCGCCACCAAGCACTCCGAGCGCGCCGAGGGGGAGGTGAGCGTCGTCGACCGGATCCTCGCCGGTGAGGTCGACGTCGTCTTCAACACCCCCTCCGGGCAGCACGCCCGCGCGGACGGCTACGCCATCCGTGCGGCGACCACGGCGATGGACAAGCCGATCGTCACGACCGTCCAGCAGCTCGGGGCCGCGGTCCAGGCCATCGAGTCACGGATCAACGGCGAGCTGGACGTCAAGGCGCTGCAGGAGCACGCGCGCGACCTCGACCTGTACGGGGCGCACCGGTGA